In the Gossypium arboreum isolate Shixiya-1 chromosome 10, ASM2569848v2, whole genome shotgun sequence genome, one interval contains:
- the LOC108488233 gene encoding zinc finger BED domain-containing protein RICESLEEPER 2-like → MIVIDELPFKFVKSEGFKKFMFVACPRFHIPSRTTMTRDVYQLYLDERVKIKQLLKSSCSRVCLTTDTWTSFQRVNYLCITAHFIDNDWKLNKKILNFCPISSHKGESIGMMIEKCLLNWGIDKLFTITVDNVSSNDVAIGYLRKKFNPRGGLVQNGKYLHMRCMAHIVNLIVVEGLKEMNKSVERVRGAIRHVRQSPARLQKFKECVVVEKIECKKMLCLDVCTRWNSTYLMLDTAQNFERAFERFQEQDTNFRAELERGESWPSVDDWANVRDLRDFLEHFYEVTLSISGTSYVTSNNFFDELSEIDILLRDAQLNSNVDFNVLAIKMKEKYDKYWGDIDKMNLLMFVACVLDPRQKLKYLKFALSEMSSSEKASKMMQS, encoded by the coding sequence ATGATTGTGATTGATGAATTACCTTTCAAGTTTGTTAAAAGTGAAGGCTTTAAGAAATTTATGTTTGTGGCATGTCCTAGGTTTCATATTCCTTCACGAACTACTATGACTAGGGATGTTTATCAACTGTATTTAGATGAAAGGGTCAAGATAAAACAACTTTTGAAAAGTTCTTGTTCTAGAGTTTGCTTAACTACTGACACATGGACTTCTTTTCAAAGAGTTAATTATTTGTGTATCACTGCTCACTTTATTGATAACgattggaaattgaataaaaagattttaaACTTTTGTCCAATTTCTAGTCATAAGGGTGAGTCCATTGGGATGATGATTGAGAAATGCTTGTTGAATTGGGGGATTGATAAGTTGTTTACTATTACTGTTGATAATGTAAGTTCAAATGATGTTGCTATTGGTTATTTGAGAAAGAAATTTAACCCTCGAGGGGGTTTAGTTCAAAATGGTAAATATCTTCATATGAGATGCATGGCACACATTGTGAATTTGATTGTTGTTGAAGGCTTAAAAGAAATGAATAAATCTGTTGAACGTGTTAGGGGGGCTATTAGACATGTGAGACAATCTCCAGCTAGATTACAAAAGTTTAAGGAGTGTGTTGTGGTGGAAAAGATAGAGTGCAAGAAGATGTTGTGTCTTGATGTTTGTACTAGGTGGAACTCGACCTACTTAATGTTAGACACTGCTCAAAACTTTGAGAGAGCTTTTGAGAGATTTCAGGAGCAAGATACAAACTTTAGGGCTGAACTTGAAAGGGGAGAGAGTTGGCCTAGTGTGGATGATTGGGCTAATGTTAGAGACTTGAGGGATTTCTTGGAACACTTTTACGAAGTCACTTTGAGTATATCTGGCACTTCATATGTCACATCCAATAATTTTTTTGATGAGCTTTCTGAAATTGATATTCTTTTACGAGATGCTCAGTTAAATAGTAATGTTGATTTCAATGTTTTGGCCATCAAGATGAAAGAGAAGTATGATAAGTATTGGGGtgatattgataagatgaatttGCTTATGTTTGTTGCTTGTGTTTTAGATCCTAGACAAAAACTAAAGTATCTTAAATTTGCACTTAGTGAAATGTCTAGTTCTGAAAAAGCTTCTAAAATGATGCAAAGTTGA
- the LOC108487183 gene encoding transcription factor bHLH128, producing the protein MYPSSSSQKPMGQSGLTRYGSAPGSFLANAVDSIIGADPNLVGHYFSAADSSSLTSESTCKVSSSNDPREPKSAAAAAPAPPHPPPHHPHGSYPAPSSSSLLRQRSSPAGFLSHLTSENGFSVTMGNRNYSSQGSGNGGHGVSRLKSQLSFTRQDSLSQISEVSENLVDGVSSNSNHQNPAHSFAAAGFGMDSWDNTNSIVFSAPSSKRAKNLDGDIYNCFNALETQFSLPQTTLEMATVEKLLHIPEDSVPCKIRAKRGCATHPRSIAERERRTRISGKLKKLQELVPNMDKQTSYADMLDLAVQHIKGLQNEVQKLHKELESCTCGCKQSS; encoded by the exons ATGTATCCATCATCTTCGTCTCAAAAGCCCATGGGTCAATCCGGGCTCACCCGTTACGGTTCTGCTCCCGGCTCCTTTCTGGCCAACGCCGTTGATTCCATCATCGGAGCGGACCCTAACCTCGTCGGCCACTACTTCTCCGCCGCTGACTCCTCCTCTTTAACTTCAGAGTCAACTTGTAAAGTCAGCTCATCCAACGATCCGCGAGAGCCTAAATCAGCTGCTGCTGCTGCTCCTGCCCCTCCTCATCCTCCTCCGCATCATCCCCATGGATCTTACCCTGCACCTTCTTCTTCCTCTCTGCTCAGACAACGCAGCTCCCCTGCCGGTTTCCTTAGTCACCTCACATCGGAAAACG GTTTTTCTGTTACAATGGGCAACAGAAATTATAGCTCTCAAGGCAGTGGTAATGGTGGCCATGGAGTGTCAAGGTTGAAGTCCCAGTTGAGTTTCACTAGGCAAGATTCTCTTTCTCAGATCTCTGAAGTGAGTGAGAATCTTGTGGATGGTGTTAGCTCTAACAGTAACCACCAAAATCCTGCACATTCGTTTGCTGCTGCTGGCTTTGGAATGGATTCATGGGATAATACAAACTCCATTGTGTTTTCTGCCCCATCAAGCAAGAGAGCTAAAAATCTTGATGGCGATATTTATAACTGTTTCAATGCCTTGGAAACTCAG TTTAGCTTGCCCCAAACGACACTCGAGATGGCCACAGTTGAAAAGCTGCTACATATTCCTGAAGATTCCGTGCCCTGCAAAATCCGAGCCAAACGTGGTTGTGCCACTCACCCTCGAAGCATTGCTGAAAGA GAGAGAAGAACAAGAATAAGTGGGAAGCTGAAGAAATTACAAGAGCTTGTTCCTAACATGGACAAG CAAACGAGCTATGCAGACATGCTGGATTTGGCTGTGCAGCATATTAAAGGCCTTCAAAACGAAGTTCAG AAACTCCACAAAGAATTGGAAAGTTGTACATGTGGGTGCAAACAAAGCTCATGA